A single window of Streptomyces sp. NBC_00464 DNA harbors:
- a CDS encoding helix-turn-helix transcriptional regulator has product MTDRRLWSYKDIAAHIRVQPDTVRSYRKHGLLPAPDHVESGKPYWYADTIRTWVAARPGNRGRRE; this is encoded by the coding sequence ATGACGGACAGAAGGCTCTGGTCCTACAAGGACATCGCCGCGCACATCCGGGTGCAGCCGGACACCGTCCGCTCCTATCGCAAACACGGCCTTCTCCCGGCTCCGGACCATGTGGAGAGCGGTAAGCCGTACTGGTACGCGGACACCATCCGCACCTGGGTCGCCGCCCGTCCGGGCAACCGGGGCCGACGGGAGTAA